The following DNA comes from Lepeophtheirus salmonis chromosome 11, UVic_Lsal_1.4, whole genome shotgun sequence.
CTCGTTCCACTTAAAACTAGACGTCGTACGCCTGTTCCAATCTTGGGGAGCAAGTAGAGAGCCATTTTCCCTAAGAATACGGCCTCTTTGTCTTCCTTATTGACaccattgtcattttttatgataGGGTTATTAATGTCATCGTCGTCATCTGAGTcaaagaaattatattgtttgtcATCATCGATGCATGACTCTATTAAGGTTTCATCAAAATGAAAAGACCAATGCCCTCGAGCCCACATGACTGGATATAGATTTCTCCAAATATTTGGAGTCACACACAAGCGATTCCATTTGCGAGAGACCTGAGAACAGGAGGAAATTAAGTGATAAGGCGATAAATATCCAAAGATTCGAATAACAATTTCATTAGGTAGATCCTCGAAGCGCAAAACAGCCGCAGATGTGAATCTTTTTCCGAAGAAATCGTTGACTTCTTCACAATAACTTCGACGAAATCTCAAATGGTCCATCTTTGCAGATGCAATCTCAGCAATGTACTCATCTTCATCAAATTTACGCTTTCTTTTGATAAGTTTGAGGGACTTTTCCGCGGATACTTTTTCTTTCCAGAGACGATGCTGCTCGAGAACAGTGTTGAGTAGATTCTCCAATTCTTTTTGGtcgaaatatttgtttaaaagggGCTGAAAAACTTTTTCCTCCTCACTCATGTGGTGAATAAACTCCTCAAGGAAGTCGTGGAGCGCCAATTGGAGTCGCGCTCCTAGTTCCTGTCTCAGAGCGATGTTTCGAGCATAGTACAGCTTTTCCACCAGATCAATGACGTTCAGCAACTTGGAGTCCTCGTGACAGTTGCACACGACTTTGTTATACACCTGCAAAGATTCAAGGAATAAAGTGAGGACGGATTCGCCCGCGTAGAGTCTGCCTCGTTTACCCTTCTCGCCTGGAGTCTGTCCTTGAGTCGATTCAGGATGTACGTATCCTCAATGTACTCGTGCGACTTCAGCTCCCACATGGAGACGTAGATCCTCTGAAGAATCCCTCCCACATCTCCACTCGTAAAGTCCCGCAGATTCTCTAATTTACACAAATTAAGGTCTACAAGCTCCTTCATACGCGCATGTGGAACGGAAAAGATCGCCTTGGAAGCGTCACTCGGCCGGATTAGCGACATCTCCATAGatttcatttccttttcttatGTTATTATACAACCTATAGAACTATCCTATGATAAGTATATaccaaaatcttataaaaattcaccaaaatcaaaagataatatcatttaatatgaGTAAATATGCACTCATATGACTCACATAACATAATAACATGCAGGAGAGGGAGAGACTGacagagaaagagagagagcaagaatatattattttcaatctttcaAGCTAGACGACCTCTTCTCCGTTCCAattgtattttacaattaacaaattatactaataattttcctctttttttgctactttatttttttttatagccagCTGGGCACACGGGTGACCAAAATTTATGTCCTCTTACTCCTTCAATAAgacctataattaattatacgtcTTAAGATGTATACATAGAAGAAagatgtatattaatattagttctacatatatctacatatacatattatcaaTGTTAACCCTGCGACGTAATAAAGATATGCTTGTATGCAACTGTCCTTGtcctcttttttcaatttttcaaccTTAAGCTAAAGTAGTTGTTGCATTATGCTTTGTAGTACTATATTaagtacataacatatatatatatatgtatatgtaatttgaCAGTAGCTGCTAAGTAAATATTAGCAATagctataaatattatgtaacaaTTACACAAACAGGGCcccattattaaataataatgattttagtTATCGATCTggtcttttctttctttatctAGCTagctttctctttctatttttaataaatatatatattagttcggtacaaaaaattgtacaatttgcccAGGCCAGTGGtgtaaaaattacaaagtatTATGTTTGGATATTGTGCAGGAAAGGAAAGACGTTCGATTCCGTTCATTTCTCAGagattaaatagaaaaaatctttaaacaGCGTTCCAATGAGTTCTATAAATATTCAGAGTGACACCAGATCCACTGGTGAACTTCATTAGTAGTTTTAATGACATTTATCCCGGCCGACCCCAATTTTGGGACTCCCTTGCTATTTCCTGTAACTGTAGTAACCATTTTACTCCCGTCCACACGGTAGTGATTGGAATTGCTGGAAAGCAATCATAATCCTTGAATAAGCCTCTTTTGCCTTGTGATTTTGACTATTCTCTCtggagaaatatatattttattaatactaggGAAATGAAATTTCCTTAAGTATCACCACTTTCATTTTGCTTGGAATAGTTGAAATACAGAGCAATATTAGTTCTTCAACTAATAATAAGGATTTTGAATTCTCTACTCACCTGATAAGAATGTCAATAACGAAATAATATTTGCATCTCCATAGTAAAACCGAATTAATCAACAGCTAGAGTGCAAAtgaatttatcatattaataaagtaaatgcagtaaattgaaactttaacagCTCATAAGTCACTCATAACTTACcctttttaaactattaaaaatttaatttcattattgaaaaCATAAcccataattttaattgaaattaatttcataatgaaacaaatataatatgtacaatatacaaatgacattgaataaaaaaaggagttaATTAACTGTTCAACTGATTCcagctttgatttttttactattagaaGAATTTTTGCATGcactattcctttttttattaatatgaagatGCCTCTTTGCTTCaaacacttttctttttttttccaaatatattaaacatcttTGATGCAATTTGATTAAAGAAAGTGCTACTGAGAAGATGATTATTACCGCAggattaaaaaatctttgtgCACCTTTTACAAAAACACTTATTGGGGTAgccatagataaaataatatttcgccattctttatttgaaagaaaaaatgttgtaaCAGTTCATAGAGATGTCCTCAAAGAAGATAGACTAGATTACTGGGCTTTTTTAAACCACttctattaatttcattaacaaaggagtctaattcttgatattttgcCAATCCATCCATTGATAAAGTAACATTTCCATCTGAAGATAAGAACTTGGTGCAGCACTcccaatttaaagattttaagaTAGAATGGGTAACACAgccacatacaaaataaatgagcaACCTTTAAGTGAATCTAATTCCATTGCGGAATTTGAAGATATCAGGCTGATAAAGGTAGAAACATCTTCTTCACTTGTATAATTTGACTCTTGTATTgactaaaattgatttttaaaagtagactatatataaacatttgtatattatttttttattaaattttataaggacAATAGATAAAGCTGTAAACTTTTCAACTGTTTCAATGCTTTAAACCAgggattttcagttttttttttccagtgatgtaccacttataaaatattttttgagccaAGTACCCTCTAATCAGTGCAAAGTATATTTAGTTGCAGTGATGTATGATATTTTTCCGTTATGTATTAAGCTGGAATATGTATATAGCTCGTCGTCAATTTCTGAATAAATAGAAAGATGTAAAGGAGTATGTAGAAATAGGCATGTTCTCGAGATAACTGCAATTCAGTACTAAAAGATTAGGTACGTATAGAAAAGGATaaaactaaatacatttttaaaacgaGAAAAATCTAAAACTGGGATAATCAgggtacaaataaaatacatgacaTTTTCAAAATCTTAAGTACCCTAGGGGTACGCGGACctatttgagaaccactgctttaGAGTATAGAAAGGGgccttataactttttttaatttacaaaacctTGGGACG
Coding sequences within:
- the LOC121126388 gene encoding F-box/LRR-repeat protein 5 gives rise to the protein MKSMEMSLIRPSDASKAIFSVPHARMKELVDLNLCKLENLRDFTSGDVGGILQRIYVSMWELKSHEYIEDTYILNRLKDRLQARRVYNKVVCNCHEDSKLLNVIDLVEKLYYARNIALRQELGARLQLALHDFLEEFIHHMSEEEKVFQPLLNKYFDQKELENLLNTVLEQHRLWKEKVSAEKSLKLIKRKRKFDEDEYIAEIASAKMDHLRFRRSYCEEVNDFFGKRFTSAAVLRFEDLPNEIVIRIFGYLSPYHLISSCSQVSRKWNRLCVTPNIWRNLYPVMWARGHWSFHFDETLIESCIDDDKQYNFFDSDDDDDINNPIIKNDNGVNKEDKEAVFLGKMALYLLPKIGTGVRRLVLSGTRSLSSSTARSFLMKLPDLQHLKLSYCPNIDDDAFKGLRRYAALRQLRTLDLSGCKRLTDRTFERISSCYFPVRRARKMSQLRKISLSGVHNITNDGLDQLQLHAKTLEFVDLSGCFRLSGTHLNAFISHCSQLKPENLYYCNMISNGPFPNSANGCQNLDCPLRNCCQLSTIRY